One region of Colius striatus isolate bColStr4 chromosome 4, bColStr4.1.hap1, whole genome shotgun sequence genomic DNA includes:
- the DCAF13 gene encoding DDB1- and CUL4-associated factor 13 — protein MRVKVLSRNPDDYVRETKLDLQRVPRNYDPALHPFEVPREYTRALNATKLERVFAKPFLSSLDGHRDGVNCMAKHPKSLSTVLSGACDGEVKIWNLTTRQCIRTIQAHEGFVRGMCARFCGTSFFTVGDDKTVKQWKMESPEHGEEEEPIHTILGKTVYTGIDHHWKEAVFATCGQQVDIWDEQRTSPMCSLTWGFDSISSVKFNPIETYLLGSCASDRNIVLYDMRKSTPLKKVILNMRTNTLCWNPMEAFVFTAANEDYNLYTFDMRFLESPVTVHMDHVSAVLDVDYSPTGKEFVSASFDKSVRIFPVDKGHSREVYHTKRMQHVITVKWTSDNKYILCGSDEMNIRLWKANASEKLGVLAPREKAAMNYNQKLKEKFQYHPKIRRIAQHRHLPKSIFCQIKEQRIMREARRRKELNRRKHSKPGSVPIVSERKKHVVAVVK, from the exons ATGCGGGTCAAGGTGCTGAGCCGCAACCCCGATGACTACGTCCGTGAGACGAAGCTGGACTTGCAGCGCG TTCCAAGAAACTATGATCCTGCATTGCATCCATTTGAGGTTCCACGGGAGTACACAAGAGCTCTGAATGCAACAAAGCTAGAACGTGTGTTTGCAAAACCCTTTCTTAGCTCACTTGATGGCCACAGAGATGGAGTCAATTGCATGGCCAAACATCCAAAGAGTTTGTCTACAGTGCTGTCTGGAGCTTGTGATGGAGAG GTTAAAATTTGGAACTTGACCACACGACAGTGTATTCGTACTATACAAGCCCATGAAGGCTTTGTTCGAGGCATGTGTGCTCGTTTCTGTGGCACATCTTTCTTTACT GTCGGCGATGACAAAACTGTGAAGCAGTGGAAAATGGAGAGCCCGGAAcatggagaagaagaagaaccaATTCATACAATTCTTGGAAAG acagtGTATACGGGAATTGATCACCACTGGAAGGAAGCTGTTTTTGCAACCTGTGGCCAGCAAGTGGACATTTGGGATGAGCAAAGGACAAGTCCCATGTGTTCCCTGACGTGGGGTTTTGATAGCATAAGCAGTGTAAAATTTAATCCCATTGAG acatACCTTTTGGGGAGCTGTGCTTCTGACAGAAATATTGTATTATATGATATGAGAAAATCAACTCCATTAAAGAAG GTTATCTTGAACATGAGGACAAATACACTGTGCTGGAACCCCATGGaagcttttgtttttactgCAGCAAATGAAGATTACAA cttaTATACTTTTGATATGCGCTTCCTTGAATCACCTGTGACAGTGCATATGGATCACGTCTCTGCAGTTCTTGATGTGGATTATTCCCCCACTGGGAAAGAATTTGTGTCTGCCAGCTTTGATAAGTCTGTCCGCATTTTTCCAGTAGACAAAGGTCACAGCAG GGAGGTATATCATACAAAACGAATGCAGCACGTCATCACTGTGAAATGGACTTCAGATAACAAATATATTCTGTGTGGCTCAGATGAGATGAATATTCGTCTGTGGAAAGCTAATGCTTCTGAAAAGCTGGGAGTG CTTGCACCACGAGAGAAGGCAGCTATGAATTACAAtcagaagctgaaggaaaagtTCCAGTATCACCCAAAGATCAGACGCATAGCTCAGCACCGTCACTTGCCTAAAAGTATATTTTGCCAAATCAAGGAACAACGTATCATGAGAGAAGCTCGTCGGAGAAA ggAACTGAATCGTCGTAAGCACAGCAAACCAGGATCTGTGCCAATTGTGTCCGAGAGGAAGAAGCACGTTGTGGCAGTAGTAAAATAA